The following are encoded together in the Adhaeribacter arboris genome:
- a CDS encoding RagB/SusD family nutrient uptake outer membrane protein, which translates to MKKITAISIILLSLIQVSCDDDFLVTTDPTRIGTDLFYKDQKQVEQALNGVYGQLQTISNNAYIFQEFTSDNTTLDFNPLDRGGAAGWEAFEFSTVNSGNGEISNLWNTYYAGLYNINFTLEKLAASTTIDPAAKTVIEGQLKFIRAYYYFNLVRYFGDVVLVTTTLEKPDEAFDLVRSPEAEIYTQIETDLKEAVTALPNSYDAANAGRVTKGAALSLLGKVYLTKKQYPEAISTLQQVLPLGYALYANYADNFDPQKKNGMESIFEVQYQGGNDLGEWSSFMYTFAPRLSQGVITGFASVAPAGRNIPTNDMIAAYETGDLRKDISLKTGYTNAKGEFVAIPYVNKYHYPHTIAGRTDNNWPVLRYSDVLLMLAEALNEQSGPTVEAYDYLNQVRRRAGLAELNGLNKETFREKVLQERRVELAFENHRWFDLKRTKTPAELAQFMNEYAAKEKASPTVDRGGVAFNALDYVYTDNEYVLPIPAPQILINDKLTQNPGY; encoded by the coding sequence ATGAAAAAAATAACTGCTATCAGTATTATTCTGCTCAGCCTAATTCAAGTTTCCTGCGACGACGACTTTTTGGTAACCACCGATCCTACCCGCATTGGCACCGACCTTTTTTACAAAGACCAGAAACAGGTGGAACAAGCCTTGAACGGAGTTTACGGCCAACTTCAGACGATTTCTAATAATGCGTATATTTTCCAGGAGTTTACTTCCGATAATACTACCCTGGATTTTAACCCGCTGGACCGGGGGGGAGCCGCTGGCTGGGAAGCTTTTGAGTTTTCGACGGTAAATTCCGGCAACGGCGAAATATCCAATTTATGGAACACGTACTACGCCGGTCTATATAATATTAATTTTACCCTTGAAAAACTAGCTGCCAGCACTACCATCGATCCAGCCGCTAAAACTGTTATCGAAGGTCAACTTAAATTTATTAGGGCTTATTATTACTTTAATCTGGTGCGCTACTTCGGGGATGTGGTTTTAGTTACCACCACTTTGGAAAAACCCGACGAAGCCTTTGATTTGGTAAGGTCGCCGGAAGCCGAAATTTATACGCAGATAGAAACTGACCTGAAAGAGGCAGTAACTGCTCTGCCCAATAGCTACGATGCGGCTAATGCCGGACGAGTGACGAAAGGAGCAGCTTTAAGTTTATTAGGCAAAGTGTACCTGACTAAAAAACAATATCCGGAAGCCATTTCAACCCTCCAGCAGGTACTACCGCTGGGTTATGCTTTATACGCCAATTACGCCGACAACTTTGATCCGCAGAAAAAAAACGGCATGGAATCAATTTTTGAAGTACAATACCAGGGTGGTAACGACTTAGGCGAGTGGAGCAGTTTTATGTACACTTTTGCTCCCCGTTTATCTCAGGGGGTTATTACCGGGTTTGCTAGCGTTGCTCCAGCTGGCCGTAACATACCTACCAACGATATGATTGCCGCCTACGAAACGGGTGATTTACGGAAAGATATTTCTTTAAAAACCGGCTATACCAATGCGAAAGGAGAATTCGTAGCGATACCCTATGTAAACAAGTACCATTACCCGCATACAATTGCCGGCCGTACGGATAATAACTGGCCGGTTCTCCGCTATTCCGATGTATTGTTAATGCTGGCCGAAGCGCTGAATGAACAATCCGGTCCAACGGTCGAAGCCTATGATTATTTGAACCAAGTACGGAGACGGGCCGGACTGGCGGAGTTAAACGGATTAAACAAAGAAACTTTCCGGGAAAAAGTTTTGCAGGAAAGAAGAGTGGAACTGGCTTTTGAGAACCACCGTTGGTTTGATTTAAAAAGAACGAAAACTCCCGCCGAACTTGCCCAGTTTATGAACGAGTATGCCGCCAAAGAAAAAGCCAGCCCAACTGTGGACCGAGGCGGCGTGGCCTTTAATGCCCTGGATTATGTATACACCGATAATGAATATGTTTTACCCATTCCGGCGCCACAAATTCTGATTAATGATAAATTAACCCAGAATCCTGGTTATTAA